A single region of the Biomaibacter acetigenes genome encodes:
- a CDS encoding methylenetetrahydrofolate reductase, with the protein MGLKQKLESGGFAVTTEMAPPKGTDFKRFKECALAVKGMVDAVNVTDFQSAVVRASSLGAAAILVEEGLEPVMQITGRDRNRIAIQGELLSASALGIKNVLALTGDHPSFGDNPQAKGVFEMDSVNILQVARTLMGGKDLAGNDLAGTPDFYLGASVTPVYDPMELQLLKMKKKIQVGARFFQTQAVFDIELFKKFITAMGDIDAKILVGVIPLKSPGMANYMNKNVPGIFVPDEIIERLRKSQDRVKEGLKIAAEFINEVRQQKLCDGIHIMAIGAEENVPALLEMCDLDSAA; encoded by the coding sequence ATGGGTCTTAAACAAAAGCTTGAAAGTGGCGGCTTTGCCGTTACCACGGAAATGGCTCCGCCCAAGGGGACAGATTTTAAAAGATTTAAAGAATGTGCCCTGGCAGTTAAGGGCATGGTTGATGCGGTAAATGTCACAGATTTTCAGAGCGCGGTTGTCCGGGCTTCTTCCCTGGGTGCGGCTGCAATCCTGGTGGAAGAAGGCCTTGAGCCGGTGATGCAGATAACCGGCAGGGATAGAAACCGCATTGCCATCCAGGGGGAACTGCTTTCAGCCAGCGCCCTTGGAATCAAAAATGTACTGGCATTAACAGGAGACCACCCTTCCTTTGGTGACAACCCTCAGGCCAAGGGAGTTTTTGAGATGGATTCCGTCAATATCCTTCAGGTAGCCAGAACCCTCATGGGTGGCAAAGACCTGGCGGGAAACGACCTTGCGGGGACACCGGATTTTTACCTGGGGGCCAGTGTCACACCGGTTTACGACCCCATGGAACTTCAGTTGTTAAAGATGAAGAAAAAAATCCAGGTCGGAGCCCGATTCTTTCAAACCCAGGCGGTATTCGATATAGAACTTTTTAAAAAATTTATAACTGCGATGGGGGATATAGATGCCAAAATATTGGTAGGAGTGATTCCCTTGAAATCCCCGGGAATGGCCAATTACATGAACAAAAACGTGCCAGGCATATTCGTGCCAGATGAGATCATCGAAAGGCTCAGGAAATCTCAGGATAGAGTGAAGGAAGGCTTAAAAATAGCTGCCGAATTTATAAATGAAGTAAGGCAGCAAAAACTGTGCGACGGTATCCACATCATGGCCATAGGTGCCGAGGAAAATGTCCCGGCACTGTTGGAAATGTGCGATCTGGATAGTGCAGCATAA
- a CDS encoding methylenetetrahydrofolate reductase C-terminal domain-containing protein, with protein MVITQPKPFSEILQFLEGKKNIFITGCSLCATSCMTGGEKEILAMEQKLLEEGKQVTGYAVLDPSCNKLQARATLKKQKQVLDSSDAILCMACGDGAQTVAGLVNVPVYPANDTMFIGEVERIGHFSEACRACGQCELGWTAGICPITRCAKSLLNGPCGGSRNGKCEVNPENDCAWVLIYKRLKELNELDQFMEIKSPKDYSKASNPRRVTVGK; from the coding sequence ATGGTCATAACACAGCCAAAACCGTTTTCGGAAATACTTCAGTTTTTAGAAGGCAAAAAAAACATATTCATAACGGGCTGCAGCCTCTGTGCCACCTCCTGCATGACCGGCGGCGAAAAAGAGATTCTGGCCATGGAACAAAAACTCCTGGAGGAAGGCAAGCAGGTCACGGGATATGCAGTACTGGACCCATCGTGTAACAAACTTCAAGCCCGGGCCACCCTAAAAAAACAAAAACAGGTATTGGATTCATCGGATGCCATACTGTGCATGGCCTGCGGCGATGGAGCCCAGACTGTGGCCGGCCTGGTAAATGTTCCGGTATATCCCGCCAATGACACCATGTTCATAGGGGAAGTGGAGAGGATAGGGCATTTCAGCGAGGCATGCCGGGCCTGCGGCCAGTGTGAGCTGGGCTGGACCGCCGGCATCTGCCCCATAACCCGCTGCGCCAAGAGTCTTTTAAACGGCCCTTGCGGCGGTTCAAGAAACGGCAAGTGCGAGGTCAATCCCGAAAACGACTGTGCATGGGTCCTGATATACAAGAGATTGAAGGAATTAAATGAGCTCGATCAGTTCATGGAAATAAAAAGCCCCAAGGATTACAGCAAAGCTTCAAATCCCAGGAGGGTAACGGTGGGTAAATAG
- a CDS encoding cyclodeaminase/cyclohydrolase family protein — MLIKKSCEEFIEVLASKEPVPGGGGAAALMGAVGMALGNMVGNLTVGKEKYKDAEKEVYEIMEKARNLQDHLLKLVDEDAEVFKDVAAAYKMPKETEEQKKQKEEAMQKALKKACSVPLDIMKSASEAIKLQRRLADIGSKLAISDVGVGTYCLKAALLSGRLNVLINLNGITDKDFVKKTSEEMELLVKQSIEIADETNKIVEQKLKV; from the coding sequence ATGTTAATAAAAAAATCATGTGAAGAATTTATTGAAGTGCTGGCATCCAAAGAGCCGGTGCCCGGCGGTGGAGGGGCGGCCGCTCTGATGGGAGCAGTTGGCATGGCCCTGGGGAATATGGTGGGAAACCTCACCGTGGGCAAAGAAAAATATAAAGATGCGGAAAAAGAAGTTTATGAAATAATGGAAAAGGCCAGGAACCTTCAGGACCATCTCCTGAAACTGGTAGATGAAGATGCGGAGGTGTTTAAAGACGTTGCTGCCGCATATAAGATGCCGAAAGAGACTGAAGAACAGAAAAAGCAAAAAGAAGAAGCCATGCAGAAGGCCTTGAAAAAGGCATGCTCCGTGCCCCTTGACATTATGAAAAGTGCCAGCGAGGCCATTAAGTTGCAGAGAAGGCTGGCGGATATCGGTTCTAAACTGGCCATAAGCGATGTGGGAGTGGGAACATATTGTTTAAAGGCTGCGCTTTTGAGCGGCAGACTGAATGTGCTTATAAATTTAAACGGAATTACTGATAAGGATTTTGTAAAAAAGACATCTGAAGAAATGGAACTTCTGGTAAAACAGAGTATTGAAATAGCCGACGAAACGAACAAGATAGTTGAACAAAAACTAAAAGTATAA
- a CDS encoding bifunctional 5,10-methylenetetrahydrofolate dehydrogenase/5,10-methenyltetrahydrofolate cyclohydrolase, whose protein sequence is MEKILKGKEVADALKQRLKQEMEEFHKKNITPNLTIVIVGDRPDSAAYIKGAVKRCSEIGIECNVRELPKDLGQDKFVDVIQKLNDDEKVNGIMIMRPLPPQISENVVKYEIYPAKDVDCFSPVNLSKVMSGEEGGFAPCTPSAVMEILHHYGIDPRGKKAVIIGRSMVVGRPLAMMLLKENATITVCHTKTLNLAEEAGRAEILIAAAGKAKMVKRNMVKEGAVVIDVGINFDENGRMCGDVDFDEISQVAGMITPVPGGVGAVTSTILAKHVIDACKIQKNL, encoded by the coding sequence GTGGAAAAAATTTTAAAGGGCAAAGAAGTGGCAGATGCCTTAAAGCAAAGGCTCAAGCAAGAAATGGAAGAATTCCATAAAAAGAATATCACTCCCAATCTTACCATTGTTATAGTTGGTGATCGGCCGGATTCTGCCGCCTATATTAAGGGGGCTGTCAAAAGATGCAGTGAGATAGGCATCGAGTGTAATGTTAGAGAGCTCCCGAAAGACTTGGGCCAGGACAAGTTCGTGGATGTCATACAGAAGCTCAATGACGATGAGAAAGTAAACGGCATCATGATAATGAGGCCGTTACCTCCCCAGATTTCTGAAAATGTGGTCAAATACGAAATATACCCGGCTAAAGATGTGGACTGCTTCAGCCCTGTAAATTTGAGCAAAGTCATGAGTGGCGAGGAAGGGGGCTTTGCTCCGTGTACCCCTTCGGCGGTAATGGAAATATTGCATCATTATGGCATAGACCCCAGGGGCAAGAAGGCTGTAATCATAGGCAGGAGCATGGTGGTGGGAAGACCTCTGGCCATGATGCTTCTTAAGGAAAATGCCACCATTACCGTGTGCCATACTAAGACTTTAAATCTTGCCGAAGAGGCCGGCAGGGCGGAGATATTGATAGCAGCTGCAGGTAAGGCCAAAATGGTCAAAAGAAATATGGTAAAAGAAGGTGCCGTGGTCATCGATGTGGGCATAAACTTCGATGAAAACGGCAGGATGTGCGGCGATGTGGATTTTGATGAAATAAGTCAGGTGGCCGGCATGATTACACCGGTGCCGGGAGGTGTAGGCGCAGTTACCTCCACCATTCTGGCAAAGCATGTGATAGATGCCTGTAAAATACAAAAGAACCTGTAG